The Luteitalea sp. genome has a segment encoding these proteins:
- a CDS encoding MBL fold metallo-hydrolase — MADHLAFPSRMGRQLAVLPPQHRSQRIRRSVSRGAAQRVRRSGSRSHHGRAGEIPVAGDGRRNGRRRVPHRRWTSEQLRRGVQGFRRRLRSAGDESRSLAVIEEIVKLAPGKPIRWLISSHPHFDHIGGLRTYLHIGATIVAHMKNIAFLNNDVLSYEPRTMKPDIVARWPPTELSEGYNYEAVQESYVISDNARILRVYYVQPLEHVEGMLMAYLPTERIAFQADLFDSHEPPRAAQLPAMRTLYNQVERMQLDVATLAPVHGRPVPWRTFVTALRSLDRGN, encoded by the coding sequence ATGGCCGATCACCTGGCATTCCCATCACGGATGGGACGACAACTGGCAGTTCTACCGCCACAGCACCGGTCACAACGCATACGGCGGAGCGTTTCCCGAGGTGCAGCCCAACGAGTGCGGCGATCCGGTTCCCGTTCCCACCACGGTCGCGCAGGCGAGATTCCCGTCGCAGGTGACGGTCGAAGAAATGGCCGACGGCGTGTACCTCATCGGAGGTGGACCAGCGAACAGCTACGTCGTGGAGTTCAAGGATTTCGTCGCCGTCTTCGAAGCGCAGGCGATGAATCACGCAGTCTCGCGGTGATCGAGGAGATCGTGAAGCTCGCGCCGGGGAAGCCGATCCGCTGGCTGATCAGCTCCCACCCGCACTTCGATCACATTGGCGGTCTACGCACGTACCTGCACATCGGTGCAACGATCGTGGCACACATGAAGAACATCGCGTTTCTCAACAACGACGTGCTGAGCTACGAACCGAGGACGATGAAGCCCGACATCGTGGCGCGATGGCCGCCGACCGAGCTCTCGGAAGGCTACAACTACGAGGCCGTCCAGGAAAGCTACGTGATTTCCGACAATGCGCGGATTCTGCGCGTCTACTACGTGCAGCCGTTGGAGCACGTCGAGGGCATGCTGATGGCCTACCTTCCCACCGAGCGCATCGCCTTCCAGGCCGATCTGTTCGATAGCCACGAACCTCCCAGGGCGGCACAATTGCCGGCCATGCGCACGCTCTACAACCAGGTCGAGCGCATGCAGCTGGACGTCGCGACGCTCGCGCCCGTGCATGGCAGGCCCGTTCCCTGGCGCACGTTCGTCACCGCGCTGCGGTCACTGGACCGCGGAAACTGA